From Nerophis lumbriciformis linkage group LG13, RoL_Nlum_v2.1, whole genome shotgun sequence, one genomic window encodes:
- the pikfyve gene encoding 1-phosphatidylinositol 3-phosphate 5-kinase isoform X1 yields the protein MMLGQFFKDRRLREMATEDKSLPSDWSVEPPVTSPASPSHLTHFKPLTPEQDEPPLRSAYSSFVNLFRFNNKDDGRPPVAASDKPDEPNPSPQSERRSWSSSSSPSVYSSRAHRKPHSEHLRRSSTASDSSRKSDTPLSNHDPRTAVQLRTALKRLKEIMDGKSQDSDLKQYWMPDSQCKECYDCNEKFTTFRRRHHCRLCGQIFCSRCCNQEIPGKFMGYTGDLRACTYCRKIALNYAYSAESGSIGEDLNVLSDSSCSVCVLESSEPRTPVGGRKASRNIFLEEDLTWQRKTPIGMRKTMIHQEPQKSVLPSRLTTLQEDVCKSPTRKRSASVTTLSLDRSGSSMLPSYDTSVSPPTTRALMGAKSATKLDHSEEERKNLLDSSQLKDLWKKICHNNTGMEFQDHRYWLRTYPNCIVGKELVNWLLRNGTISNRAQAIAIGQALVDGRWLDCVTHNDQLFRDEYALYRPLQSTEFSETPSPDSDSVNSVEGHSEPSWFKDIKFDDSDTEQLADESDYNIPSSASASKRTSVSSSQSVVDSDSAASINLNMEHNNVNFHIKKQSKYPHVPSSAEQKAEFLMSEDGGQNIVISDAFIKESLFNRRVEEKAKEMLFTPLSWHHSSLDQLREENGEKKAMERLLSANHSHMMALLQQLLYSESLSLSWRDVIVLVVHQVVQKVRPDVRNCDDDMDIRQLVHIKKIPGGRKFDSNVVNGFICTKNVAHKKMNSYIKNPKILLLKCSIEYLYREETKFTCIDPIVLQEREFLKNYVQRIVDVRPNLVLVEKTVSRIAQDMLLEHGITLVINVKPQVLDRVSRMTQGDLVVSMDQLLTKPRLGTCHKFYMQPFTLANNDVKTLMFFEGCATHLGCSIKLRGASEYELARVKEIIMMMVCVAYHSQLEISFLMDEFAMPPSLAQSASLPCLLEGASAEVEADDENQDTIVECADGSTTPSQPDEDTFFPGMESSEDRPRSSASSVHNEEAGLKETRTSSPFSSLPAPPLSVSPPFIMEDEQETMPNIFRGETVEEGLESTEDKGSETPRLFRDPLQDDTGLFVAEQVASTDDRLKSMSAVFKQELKDIILCISPFITFREPFLLTSAGMHCPSRDYFPEQVYLSPLLNKDFKELDGRRKRQLLKDSASSSLVGSGQTNGATPSKPVEVLPCHSLTSTRIVEQVSSSQDLAKMLAEYRAKGGRIRQREAGDPFNVVVNGQSKAEETGPVKASIKGEGEEDKPSKQSEMSMAPKMDCLTPVNHQRLCVLFSSSSAESSNAPNPCVSPWIVTMEFYGKNDLSLGVFLERYCFRPSYQCPSMFCETPMVHHIRRFVHGNGCVQIVLKELDSPVPGYQHTILNYSWCRICKQVTPVVPLSNDSWSMSFAKYLELHFYGHQYTRRANAEPCGHSIHKDYHQYFSYNQMVASFSYTSVRLLEICLPRPKIFIRNQGPSKANLQQDLKDFSQNVSQVYLAIDDRLTSLKTDTFSKTREEKMEDIFAQKDMEEVELRSWIEKLQARLQACGLDSPQQLQAVLESLVVKKQSLCEVLQSWNSRLQDLFQQEKGRKRLSVPPSPGRHRQTASDDSKSTLDSSPRNPSPVVQNGDKEDRHLSTLPSTSSATVLLSPPADPGVETVTPAPSFTEPDSISIPEDVFDGHLLGSTDSQVKEKSTMKAILANFLPGNSYNPIPFPFDPDKHYLMHEHERVPIAVCEKEPSSIIAFALSCKEYKSTLDDLSTASKAGGDEASQASSGESRAKGSPARLGEPAQQSRAGSEGELPKDADMADRQKKQSQNPHIELQFSDANAKFYCRVYYAEEFHKMREDILESAEEDFIRSLSHCVNWQARGGKSGAVFYATEDDRFILKQMPRLEVQSFLDFAPHYFTYMTGAVQQKRPTALAKILGVYRIGYKNSQNNAEKKLDLLVMENLFYGRKMAQVFDLKGSLRNRNVKTDSGKESCEVVLLDENLLKLIYDNPLYIRSHCKSVLRAAIHSDAYFLSSHLIIDYSLLVGRDDTTDQLVVGIIDYIRTFTWDKRLEMVVKSTGILGGQGKMPTVVSPELYRARFCEAMDKYFLMVPDHWTGLGVNC from the exons ATAGCAGCAGGAAGTCGGATACGCCGCTGAGCAACCATGACCCCCGAACTGCTGTGCAGCTTCGCACGGCGCTGAAGCGACTCAAGGAAATTATGGACGGAAAGAGCCAG GACAGCGACCTGAAACAGTATTGGATGCCCGACAGCCAGTGCAAGGAGTGCTATGACTGCAATGAAAAGTTCACCACATTCCGCCGGCGCCACCACTGCAGGTTGTGCGGGCAGATTTTCTGCAGCCGCTGCTGCAACCAGGAGATTCCCGGCAAGTTTATGGGCTACACAG GAGACCTGCGAGCTTGTACGTACTGTCGTAAAATAGCGCTGAACTACGCTTACTCAGCAGAGTCGGGCTCCATCGGCGAGGACCTCAACGTCTTGTCTGACTCCtcctgctctgtgtgtgtgttggaatCCAGCGAGCCACGGACGCCTGTTGGGGGGCGCAAGGCCAGCAGGAACATTTTCCTGGAGGAAGACCTGACCTGGCAGAG AAAAACTCCCATTGGGATGAGGAAAAC aATGATCCATCAGGAACCTCAAAAAAGTGTCCTGCCTTCCAGACTGACAACGCTGCAAGAAGACGTGTGTAAATCCCCCACCAGGAAGAG ATCCGCCAGCGTCACCACCCTGTCTCTAGACCGCTCTGGATCCTCCATGCTGCCTTCCTACGACACCTCGGTCAGCCCACCCACCACGCGGGCATTGATGGGCGCCAAGAGTGCCACCAAGCTTGACCACAGCGAGGAGGAGAGGAAGAACCTCCTG GACTCCTCCCAGCTGAAGGACCTGTGGAAGAAGATCTGCCACAACAACACGGGAATGGAGTTCCAGGACCACAGATACTGGCTTAGAACCTACCCCAACTGCATTGTGGGGAAGGAGCTGGTCAACTGGCTGCTGAGAAACGGCACCATCTCCAACCG GGCCCAGGCGATTGCCATCGGCCAGGCGCTGGTGGACGGTCGCTGGCTGGACTGTGTCACCCACAACGACCAGCTTTTCAGGGACGAATACGCCCTGTACCGCCCCCTGCAG AGCACAGAGTTCTCAGAGACGCCGTCTCCTGACAGCGACAGCGTCAACTCGGTGGAGGGACATTCCGAGCCATCCTGGTTCAAGGACATCAAGTTTGACGACAGCGATACGGAGCAGCTGGCGGACGAGTCGGACTACAACATACCTA GCTCTGCCAGCGCCAGCAAGAGGACGTCCGTCAGCAGCTCCCAGTCAGTGGTGGACAGCGACTCTGCGGCCTCCATCAACCTCAACATGGAGCACAACAACGTCAACTTCCACATCAAGAAGCAGTCCAAATATCCGCACGTGCCTTCGTCCGCCGAGCAAAAAG CTGAATTTCTGATGTCTGAAGATGGAGGACAGAACATCGTGATCAGCGATGCTTTCATCAAAG AGTCTCTGTTCAACCGGCGTGTGGAGGAGAAGGCTAAAGAGATGCTGTTCACGCCGCTGAGTTGGCACCACAGCTCCCTGGACCAGCTCCGAGAGGAGAACGGAGAGAAGAAGGCCATGGAGAGGCTGCT CTCGGCCAATCACAGCCACATGATGGCGCTCCTGCAGCAGCTACTCTACAGCGAGTCCCTGTCCCTGTCCTGGCGGGACGTCATCGTCCTTGTCGTCCACCAGGTGGTCCAGAAGGTGCGGCCCGATGTGCGGAACTGCGACGATGACATGGACATCCGACAGCTGGTTCACATTAAAAAG ATTCCTGGAGGGAGGAAGTTTGACTCCAACGTGGTGAATGGTTTCATATGCACCAAGAACGTCGCTCACAAGAAG atGAATTCGTACATCAAGAACCCTAAAATCCTGCTGCTGAAATGCTCCATCGAATATCTGTACAGGGAGGAGACCAAGTTCACCTGCATCGACCCCATTGTGCTGCAG GAGCGAGAGTTTTTGAAGAACTACGTGCAGCGCATAGTGGACGTCCGGCCGAACCTGGTTCTCGTGGAGAAGACGGTGTCTCGTATCGCTCAGGACATGCTGTTGGAGCACGGCATCACCTTGGTGATCAACGTCAAACCG CAAGTCTTGGACCGAGTCAGTCGAATGACCCAAGGTGACCTGGTAGTGTCCATGGACCAGCTCCTCACTAAGCCTCGTCTGGGCACCTGTCACAAGTTCTACATGCAGCCTTTCACCCTGGCCAACA ACGACGTCAAGACGCTGATGTTCTTCGAGGGCTGCGCCACCCACCTGGGCTGCTCCATCAAGCTGCGCGGCGCCTCCGAATACGAGCTGGCCCGGGTGAAGGAGATCATCATGATGATGGTGTGTGTGGCCTACCACTCCCAGCTGGAGATCTCCTTCCTCATGGACGAGTTTGCCATGCCGCCCAGCCTGGCCCAGAGCGCCTCCTTACCCTGCCTGCTGGAGGGCGCGTCCGCCGAGGTGGAGGCGGACGACGAGAATCAGGACACAATTGTAGAATGTGCTGATGGTTCCACAACACCCAGCCAGCCCgatgaggacacattttttcctgGGATGGAAAGCAGCGAGGACCGTCCACGATCATCAGCGTCCTCTGTCCACAACGAGGAAGCTGGACTCAAAGAGACAAGGACCTCCTCGCCCTTTTCCAGCCTTCCTGCTCCTCCTCTGTCGGTATCCCCGCCGTTCATCATGGAAGACGAGCAAGAGACTATGCCCAATATATTCCGCGGGGAAACAGTGGAGGAGGGGCTGGAAAGCACGGAAGATAAGGGATCAGAAACGCCCCGTTTGTTCAGGGACCCCCTACAGGACGACACGGGCCTGTTTGTCGCCGAGCAGGTGGCGTCGACCGACGACCGCCTCAAGTCCATGTCGGCTGTTTTCAAGCAGGAGCTGAAGGACATCATTTTGTGTATCTCGCCCTTCATCACATTCCGAGAACCGTTCCTGCTCACGTCTGCCGGAATGCACTGCCCCAGCAGGGACTACTTCCCGGAACAG GTCTACCTGTCCCCCCTCCTCAACAAGGACTTCAAAGAACTAGACGGGCGCAGAAAGAGGCAGCTCCTCAAGGACTCTGCGTCATCCTCGCTGGTCGGCAGCGGTCAGACCAACGGCGCGACTCCGTCCAAGCCCGTCGAGGTCTTGCCGTGCCACAGCCTCACCAGCACCCGTATCGTGGAGCAGGTGAGCAGCAGCCAGGACCTGGCCAAGATGCTGGCAGAGTACAGGGCCAAGGGGGGTCGCATTCGGCAGAGGGAGGCGGGTGACCCCTTCAACGTGGTGGTCAACGGCCAGAGCAAGGCAGAGGAGACGGGGCCAGTCAAGGCGTCTATAAAGGGCGAAGGTGAAGAAGACAAACCGAGCAAGCAGAGTGAAATGAGCATGGCGCCTAAG ATGGACTGTCTGACACCTGTCAATCATCAGCGGCTATGCGTGCTCTTCAGCAGCTCTTCGGCTGAGTCCAGCAACGCTCCAAACCCCTGCGTCAGCCCGTG GATCGTCACCATGGAGTTCTACGGCAAGAATGACCTCTCGCTTGGCGTCTTCTTGGAGAGATACTGTTTCAG GCCGTCCTACCAGTGTCCCAGCATGTTCTGCGAGACTCCCATGGTGCACCATATCCGCCGCTTCGTGCACGGCAATGGCTGCGTGCAGATTGTGCTGAAGGAGCTGGACTCGCCTGTTCCCGGTTATCAACACACCATCCTCAACTACTCCTGGTGCCGCATCTGCAAACAG GTGACCCCAGTGGTGCCCCTGTCCAACGACTCTTGGTCCATGTCATTCGCCAAGTACCTGGAACTGCACTTCTACGGCCACCAGTACACCAGGCGGGCCAACGCCGAACCCTGCGGACACTCTATCCACAAAGACTACCACCAGTACTTTTCCTACAACCAGATGGTGGCCTCATTCAG CTACACCTCTGTGAGGTTGCTGGAGATTTGTCTTCCTCGTCCCAAGATCTTCATCAGGAACCAGGGGCCCTCCAAAGCCAACCTGCAACAGGACCTAAAGGACTTCTCGCAGAA CGTATCGCAGGTCTACCTGGCTATCGACGACCGCCTCACCTCCCTGAAGACCGACACCTTCAGTAAGACCCGAGAAGAGAAGATGGAGGACATCTTCGCTCAGAAAGAT ATGGAGGAGGTGGAGCTGCGCAGCTGGATCGAGAAGCTCCAGGCGCGACTCCAAGCCTGCGGTCTGGATTCCCCACAGCAGCTCCAGGCTGTGCTGGAGTCCCTGGTGGTGAAGAAGCAGAGTCTGTGCGAGGTGCTGCAGTCGTGGAACAGCAG GCTACAAGACCTGTTCCAGCAGGAGAAAGGCCGCAAGCGTCTGTCCGTCCCCCCTAGCCCGGGTCGCCACCGGCAGACTGCCTCTGATGACAGCAAG AGCACGCTGGACTCCTCCCCCCGCAACCCTTCACCTGTGGTGCAAAATGGGGACAAAG AGGACCGTCACCTCAGCACTTTACCTTCCACGTCCTCCGCCACCGTGCTGTTGTCGCCACCCGCAGACCCCGGAGTCGAGACTGTTACCCCCGCTCCCTCCTTCACGGAGCCTGACTCTATCAGCATCCCAGAag ACGTGTTCGACGGACACTTGCTGGGCTCGACTGACAGTCAGGTGAAGGAGAAATCCACTATGAAGGCCATCCTGGCCAACTTCCTGCCCGGCAACAGCTACAACCCCATTCCCTTCCCGTT TGACCCGGACAAGCACTACCTGATGCACGAACACGAGCGAGTTCCCATCGCCGTGTGCGAGAAAGAACCGAGCTCCATCATTGCCTTCGCCCTCAG CTGCAAGGAGTACAAATCGACGCTGGATGATTTGTCCACGGCGTCCAAAGCGGGAGGAGACGAGGCGTCGCAGGCCAGCAG CGGAGAGAGCCGAGCGAAGGGAAGTCCCGCCAGGCTCGGCGAGCCGGCCCAGCAGAGTCGCGCCGGCTCGGAAGGCGAACTGCCAA AGGACGCAGACATGGCGGACAGACAGAAGAAGCAGTCGCAGAACCCGCACATCGAGTTAC AGTTCTCGGACGCCAACGCCAAGTTCTACTGTCGGGTTTATTACGCCGAGGAGTTCCACAAGATGCGGGAGGACATCTTGGAGAGCGCAGAAGAAGATTTCATTCGCTCGCTTTCTCACTGTGTCAACTGGCAAGCACGAGGTGGAAAGTCTGGGGCCGTTTTCTACGCTACTGAAG ATGATCGCTTCATCCTGAAGCAGATGCCCAGACTGGAGGTCCAGTCCTTCTTGGACTTTGCGCCTCACTACTTCACCTACATGACAGGAGCAGTGCAGCAGAAA AGGCCGACGGCGCTGGCCAAGATCCTGGGTGTTTACCGCATCGGCTACAAGAACTCCCAGAACAACGCCGAGAAGAAGCTGGACCTTCTGGTGATGGAAAACCTCTTTTACGGACGCAAGATGGCTCAG GTGTTTGACCTCAAGGGTTCGCTGCGGAACCGCAACGTCAAGACGGACTCGGGCAAGGAGAGCTGCGAGGTGGTCCTGCTGGACGAGAACCTCCTTAAACTGATCTACGACAACCCGCTCTATATCCGCTCGCACTGCAAGTCGGTGCTGCGGGCCGCCATCCACAGCGACGCCTACTTCCTGTCCAGCCACCTCATCATCGACTACTCGCTGCTGGTGGGCCGCGACGACACCACCGATCAGCTGGTGGTCGGCATCATCG ATTACATCAGGACGTTCACCTGGGACAAGAGGCTGGAGATGGTGGTCAAATCCACAGGGATTCTGGGAGGTCAAG GTAAGATGCCCACGGTGGTTTCCCCCGAGCTGTACCGCGCTCGCTTCTGCGAGGCCATGGACAAGTACTTCCTCATGGTGCCGGACCACTGGACCGGACTGGGCGTCAACTGCTGA